A window from Chitinophaga filiformis encodes these proteins:
- a CDS encoding acetyl-CoA hydrolase/transferase family protein, with protein sequence MISMPYITAAEAVKCVQSGNRVFIHGSAATPVHVLRALQNRHSELRNVELVSITTLGDVDFDNPLYRESFYINSLFVSAANRSVVNSDDGDYVPVFLSQIPQLFKKNILPLDVAIVQVSPPDDHGYCSLGTSVDIARAAVDTAKYVIAQVNPLMPRTHGQGFVHMSKFHAAVWQKAHLPELDYSAQSNAITEKIGRNIAQLVEDGATLQLGIGGIPDQVLKNLSNHKNLGLHTEMLSDGVIPLIESGVINNSQKKLNTGKSVTSFMVGTRKLYDFVNDNPALRVMDISYVNDTSIIRQNPKVTAINSAIEIDLTGQVCADSIGTYQFSGIGGQMDFIRGASLSEGGKPIIALPSVTNKGISRIVPFLKEGAGVVTTRGHVHWVITEYGMVDLFGKSLKQRAKALIEIAHPDHREELERAYFSRFVKKVVPALI encoded by the coding sequence ATGATCAGCATGCCATATATCACAGCTGCAGAAGCTGTAAAATGTGTTCAATCCGGTAACCGTGTGTTTATTCATGGTAGCGCAGCTACCCCCGTTCATGTTCTCAGGGCTTTGCAGAACAGGCATTCAGAACTGAGGAACGTGGAACTGGTAAGCATTACCACATTGGGAGATGTTGATTTCGATAATCCTTTATACCGGGAAAGTTTCTATATAAATTCCTTATTCGTTTCAGCTGCAAACAGATCGGTGGTGAATAGTGATGACGGAGATTATGTGCCCGTTTTCCTCAGCCAGATCCCGCAGTTGTTCAAGAAAAATATCCTGCCACTGGATGTGGCCATTGTACAGGTTTCACCTCCTGATGATCATGGTTACTGTTCCCTCGGCACTTCTGTAGACATTGCCAGGGCAGCGGTGGATACGGCTAAATACGTGATCGCACAGGTCAATCCGCTGATGCCGCGTACCCACGGACAAGGCTTTGTCCATATGTCTAAGTTCCATGCTGCCGTATGGCAGAAGGCGCATCTTCCTGAACTGGATTATTCTGCGCAGTCAAACGCCATCACAGAAAAGATCGGCCGCAACATTGCCCAGCTGGTGGAAGACGGCGCAACGCTGCAACTGGGTATTGGCGGCATTCCCGACCAGGTGCTGAAGAACCTCAGCAACCATAAAAACCTGGGCTTACATACTGAAATGCTGTCTGATGGCGTAATACCGCTGATCGAAAGTGGGGTGATCAATAACAGTCAGAAAAAGCTGAATACCGGTAAATCAGTAACCTCCTTCATGGTAGGTACCCGTAAGCTGTATGACTTTGTGAATGATAATCCGGCTTTGCGCGTAATGGATATCAGTTATGTGAATGATACTTCTATCATCCGGCAGAACCCAAAAGTGACCGCTATCAACAGCGCCATTGAAATAGACCTGACCGGCCAGGTATGTGCAGATTCTATCGGTACTTATCAGTTTTCCGGTATCGGCGGACAAATGGACTTTATCAGGGGAGCCTCCCTTTCAGAAGGAGGTAAACCGATCATTGCCCTGCCTTCTGTTACCAACAAGGGAATTTCCCGTATCGTCCCCTTCCTGAAAGAAGGAGCTGGCGTGGTAACCACCAGGGGGCATGTGCATTGGGTGATCACCGAATATGGTATGGTAGACCTCTTCGGGAAAAGCCTGAAACAACGCGCCAAAGCCCTGATAGAGATCGCCCATCCCGATCATAGAGAAGAACTGGAACGGGCCTATTTCTCCCGTTTCGTCAAAAAGGTAGTCCCAGCATTGATATAA
- a CDS encoding winged helix-turn-helix transcriptional regulator, translating into MNKKTGTSEKSEVCTEHLRAIHDTLDVLNGKWKIAIIGSLRFGKKRFMELQREVEGVGSKMLSKELRELELNELVKRTVYDTKPVTVEYELTPYGKTLETIIDEMANWGRAHRKRIMHPVNQLDLQDALSHL; encoded by the coding sequence ATGAATAAGAAAACAGGAACTTCTGAAAAGTCTGAAGTATGTACGGAGCATCTCCGTGCCATCCACGATACCTTGGACGTATTGAATGGAAAGTGGAAGATCGCCATTATAGGCTCTCTGCGTTTTGGGAAAAAGCGCTTTATGGAATTACAACGTGAAGTAGAGGGGGTAGGTTCCAAGATGCTCTCCAAGGAGTTGCGGGAGCTGGAACTGAACGAGCTGGTGAAACGTACGGTGTACGATACTAAACCGGTGACCGTAGAGTATGAGCTGACGCCATACGGCAAAACGCTCGAGACCATCATTGATGAAATGGCCAACTGGGGACGGGCCCACCGCAAAAGGATCATGCATCCCGTAAATCAACTCGACCTACAGGATGCATTGAGCCATCTTTAA
- a CDS encoding efflux RND transporter periplasmic adaptor subunit: MKYLIYSALIISFTACGNKKEKAEQEEQHAAAEGMITELTPVQYATVGVKTGRIELKQISSNIRANGKLDVPPQSMITISAPFGAFVKNTELLQGTLIRKGQVVVSLQHPDLIQLQQDYLENKGQQEYLLAEYQRQEALAKENVNAQKVFQQAKANYLSNAARIKGLQEKLRLLNIDMAALDAGNIQSTIQLYSPITGYVTAVNTNIGAYVNPTDKLFEIVNTEHLHAELTVFEKDIPKLKLEQRVRFTLANETTQRSARVHLIGREISNERTVQVHCHLDNEDRELLPGMYLTAWIETGNAMVNALPDEAIIQFEGKPCIFIAKGREAGAQGNYLYEMLPIEKGNSELGYTEVIMPPGFDIKGTDIVVKGAFALFSKLKNTGEEDEH, translated from the coding sequence ATGAAGTATCTCATATATAGTGCCCTGATCATCTCCTTCACTGCCTGTGGCAACAAAAAAGAAAAAGCAGAACAGGAAGAACAACATGCCGCTGCTGAAGGAATGATAACGGAATTAACGCCTGTGCAGTATGCTACTGTTGGTGTGAAGACCGGCAGGATAGAACTTAAACAGATCAGCAGTAATATCCGCGCCAACGGCAAACTGGATGTGCCTCCGCAGAGTATGATCACCATCTCCGCGCCATTCGGGGCTTTCGTGAAGAATACGGAATTATTGCAGGGCACCCTGATCCGTAAAGGACAGGTGGTTGTTTCCCTGCAACATCCTGACCTGATCCAGCTACAGCAGGACTACCTGGAAAACAAAGGCCAGCAGGAATACCTGCTGGCAGAATACCAGCGGCAGGAGGCCCTGGCGAAAGAGAATGTTAACGCACAGAAGGTGTTTCAGCAGGCGAAGGCGAACTATCTCTCCAATGCTGCCCGTATCAAAGGCCTGCAGGAGAAACTCAGGCTGCTTAATATTGATATGGCAGCCCTGGATGCAGGGAATATCCAGAGCACGATCCAGCTGTATAGCCCTATTACGGGATATGTAACAGCCGTGAATACCAACATCGGTGCTTACGTGAACCCGACGGATAAACTCTTTGAGATCGTCAATACAGAACATCTGCATGCAGAACTGACCGTCTTCGAAAAAGACATTCCCAAGCTGAAACTGGAGCAGCGCGTGCGTTTTACACTGGCGAACGAAACCACTCAACGCAGTGCACGCGTACATCTCATTGGCAGGGAGATCAGCAACGAGCGTACCGTGCAGGTGCATTGTCACCTGGACAATGAAGACCGTGAGCTGCTGCCAGGTATGTACCTGACTGCCTGGATAGAAACCGGCAATGCCATGGTGAACGCTTTACCGGATGAAGCGATCATCCAGTTCGAAGGCAAGCCCTGCATCTTTATCGCCAAAGGCCGGGAAGCAGGCGCGCAGGGGAATTACCTTTACGAAATGTTGCCCATTGAAAAAGGTAACAGCGAGTTAGGCTATACAGAAGTGATCATGCCGCCCGGCTTTGATATCAAGGGAACGGATATAGTTGTAAAAGGCGCATTTGCCTTATTCTCGAAACTAAAGAACACAGGAGAGGAAGACGAGCATTAG
- a CDS encoding glycoside hydrolase family 127 protein: protein MKLFAFVFAPLAGFSMLAQAQLKKDYPIQPVAFTQVHVTDNFWAPKIRVNADVTIPYTLEQCRRTGRIDNFKRAAHVLPADTMTEYTFDDTDLYKVIEGASYGLQMKKNPELERYLDTLIAVIGAAQEKDGYLYTFRTMNAPKPHPWIGTKRWEEEEDLSHELYNSGHLFEAAVAHYQATGKRNLLDIAIKNADLLVKTFGFGKEERFPGHQIVETGLTKMYRVTGNKSYLDLAKFFLDVRGPGKKYSGEYNQSYKKVVDQHEAVGHAVRATYMYTGMADVAALTGDEQYLHAIDDIWHDVVEKKLYITGGIGATGNGEAFGKPYELPNMSAYAETCAAIANVYWNSRMFLLHGDAKYIDILERTLYNGLLSGVSLSGDRFFYPNPLASMGQHQRSAWFGCACCISNMTRFLPSMPGYMYAQDKNNLYVNLFAGNTADIQLPAGKVTLTQQTNYPWDGKLNITIKPAHTTAFALHVRIPEWAKGKPVPGDLYFDADSAAGKPIHIFLNGKPVKYEMVKGYAVIQRTWKAGDNISLEFPMQVQKVLANSAVKSDTSRFALERGPLMYCLEGPDNKDATVQNIVVDKNAVVNAVYKPDLLNGVTVLEMQGTSTSRQLNSDQLISSTQTVTAIPYYSWANRGPSEMTVWIPYEASAARPKPAPTIASKAKVSASVANKRMYMALNDQYEPKDSHDNNSMYLHWWPKHNTLEWVQYDFDQEYTVSESQVYWYDDSPFGDCRIPSSWRILYKQGDQWLPVKNVSPYTVTKDKYDSVRFEPVKTTALKLEVQLPAENASGIHEWIVK, encoded by the coding sequence ATGAAATTATTCGCTTTCGTTTTCGCACCACTTGCCGGTTTCAGCATGTTGGCGCAGGCTCAGTTAAAGAAAGACTATCCCATACAGCCTGTTGCTTTTACCCAGGTGCATGTGACCGATAACTTCTGGGCGCCAAAAATAAGGGTTAATGCCGATGTCACAATCCCCTATACGTTGGAACAATGCAGGCGTACCGGCAGGATCGATAATTTCAAGCGGGCGGCACACGTATTGCCGGCCGATACAATGACAGAATATACATTCGACGATACTGACCTCTACAAAGTAATAGAAGGTGCTTCCTACGGCCTCCAGATGAAGAAAAACCCGGAACTGGAACGCTACCTGGATACCCTGATCGCCGTTATCGGTGCAGCACAGGAAAAGGACGGCTACCTGTACACCTTCCGTACAATGAACGCGCCTAAACCTCACCCCTGGATAGGCACGAAAAGATGGGAGGAAGAGGAAGACCTCAGCCATGAACTATATAACTCAGGCCACCTGTTTGAAGCGGCGGTAGCCCATTACCAGGCTACAGGCAAAAGGAACCTGCTGGATATTGCCATCAAAAATGCAGACCTGCTGGTGAAGACCTTCGGCTTCGGAAAAGAGGAACGCTTCCCCGGTCACCAGATCGTGGAAACAGGGCTGACAAAGATGTACCGGGTAACCGGCAACAAATCTTACCTGGACCTGGCAAAGTTTTTCCTGGACGTACGCGGCCCCGGCAAAAAATACAGCGGAGAATATAACCAGTCTTACAAAAAGGTGGTTGACCAGCACGAAGCTGTGGGCCACGCTGTAAGGGCCACCTACATGTACACCGGCATGGCAGATGTGGCCGCCCTCACAGGCGATGAACAATACCTGCACGCCATAGATGATATCTGGCATGATGTGGTGGAAAAGAAACTATACATCACCGGCGGTATTGGCGCTACCGGCAATGGTGAAGCTTTTGGCAAACCATATGAACTGCCGAACATGTCGGCCTATGCCGAAACCTGTGCCGCCATCGCCAATGTATACTGGAACAGCAGGATGTTCCTGCTCCATGGCGATGCAAAATATATAGACATCCTCGAGCGTACCCTTTACAACGGACTACTGTCCGGCGTATCCCTGAGCGGCGACCGTTTCTTTTATCCGAACCCTCTCGCCTCCATGGGACAACACCAGCGCAGCGCCTGGTTCGGATGCGCCTGCTGTATTTCCAATATGACCCGCTTTCTGCCCTCTATGCCCGGTTACATGTACGCACAGGATAAGAATAATCTATACGTAAACCTTTTTGCCGGCAACACCGCCGATATTCAACTGCCCGCCGGGAAAGTAACGCTTACCCAGCAGACAAACTATCCCTGGGACGGAAAATTAAACATCACCATTAAACCAGCCCATACCACCGCTTTTGCCCTGCACGTCCGGATCCCGGAATGGGCAAAGGGAAAACCGGTACCGGGCGACCTTTATTTTGACGCAGACAGCGCCGCCGGAAAGCCGATCCATATCTTCCTGAATGGCAAACCAGTGAAATATGAGATGGTGAAAGGTTATGCCGTGATACAACGTACCTGGAAGGCGGGCGATAATATCAGCCTGGAATTCCCGATGCAGGTGCAGAAAGTCCTGGCGAACAGCGCTGTGAAGAGCGATACCAGCCGCTTTGCCCTGGAACGCGGCCCGCTGATGTACTGCCTCGAAGGTCCCGACAATAAAGATGCTACCGTACAAAATATCGTTGTAGATAAAAATGCCGTAGTCAACGCGGTATATAAACCGGACCTGCTCAATGGTGTGACCGTCCTTGAAATGCAGGGTACCTCCACCAGCAGACAGCTGAACTCCGACCAGTTGATCAGTTCAACACAAACAGTGACCGCCATCCCTTATTATTCCTGGGCTAACCGTGGTCCTTCGGAAATGACCGTCTGGATACCTTACGAAGCTTCCGCTGCACGGCCGAAACCGGCGCCGACCATTGCGTCAAAAGCCAAAGTGAGTGCTTCTGTGGCAAATAAAAGGATGTACATGGCCCTGAACGATCAGTATGAACCTAAAGACTCGCACGACAATAATTCCATGTACCTCCACTGGTGGCCTAAACACAATACGCTGGAATGGGTGCAGTACGATTTTGACCAGGAATATACCGTATCGGAATCGCAGGTATACTGGTACGATGACAGTCCCTTCGGCGATTGCCGTATACCCTCCTCCTGGCGTATCCTGTACAAACAGGGCGACCAATGGCTACCGGTGAAGAACGTCAGTCCCTATACGGTTACAAAAGATAAATACGACAGCGTAAGGTTCGAGCCGGTGAAAACCACCGCTTTGAAGCTGGAAGTACAGCTACCTGCAGAAAATGCATCAGGCATTCACGAATGGATTGTTAAATGA
- a CDS encoding winged helix DNA-binding domain-containing protein has translation MTAKELLQQRLANQQLISPAYGTAPEVVKWCGAIQAQDYEMSKWAVGMRMPAATTEQIETSISKGELVRTHILRPTWHLVHREDVRWMMALSAPSIEQSMGTYNRKLELDSTVFRKSQKVFEKALKDGKQLTRPELAAILEKAKIPTNDLRMNFLLIKAELDMVICNGGKRDKQITYALFEERVPATSKTLTKEESLAALALRYFNSHGPATLKDFTGWSGLPITAARQGLNLVKDQLNKYAVYDLEYWDPTPASDLKSTDRQVLLIPNYDEYLVAYKDRDIIYDGQHDDHLSREGNPLFNNVILIKGQIAGVWKRTIKKKEIVMDLQTFTPLNKTEQAKLDKEVARYKQFIHLQ, from the coding sequence ATGACCGCAAAAGAGCTTCTCCAACAAAGACTGGCAAACCAGCAATTGATAAGTCCCGCCTACGGCACCGCACCAGAAGTGGTAAAGTGGTGCGGCGCCATACAGGCACAGGACTATGAAATGTCCAAATGGGCAGTGGGTATGCGCATGCCTGCTGCCACTACGGAACAGATAGAAACCTCCATCAGCAAGGGGGAACTTGTCCGCACCCATATTTTACGCCCCACCTGGCACCTTGTACATCGGGAAGACGTGCGCTGGATGATGGCACTCTCGGCCCCCTCTATAGAACAGTCCATGGGCACCTACAACCGGAAACTGGAACTTGACAGCACCGTATTCCGAAAAAGCCAGAAAGTATTTGAAAAAGCACTGAAAGACGGTAAACAACTGACCCGGCCCGAACTGGCAGCTATACTGGAGAAAGCAAAGATCCCCACTAACGATCTCCGGATGAATTTCCTCCTTATAAAGGCAGAACTGGATATGGTGATCTGCAATGGCGGCAAAAGGGATAAACAGATCACGTATGCCCTCTTTGAAGAACGCGTACCTGCTACCTCCAAAACACTGACAAAGGAAGAATCGCTCGCCGCCCTCGCCCTTCGCTATTTTAACAGCCATGGCCCCGCTACCCTGAAGGACTTCACGGGTTGGAGCGGCTTACCCATCACCGCCGCCAGGCAAGGCCTCAACCTGGTAAAAGATCAACTGAATAAGTATGCTGTTTACGACCTCGAATACTGGGACCCCACCCCTGCTTCAGACCTCAAAAGTACTGACAGGCAGGTGCTGCTGATACCGAACTACGACGAATACCTCGTTGCATACAAGGACAGGGACATCATCTACGACGGGCAGCATGACGATCACCTGAGCCGGGAAGGCAACCCGCTCTTTAACAATGTCATCCTCATCAAAGGACAGATAGCAGGCGTATGGAAACGCACTATCAAAAAAAAGGAGATCGTGATGGATCTGCAGACCTTTACTCCCCTCAATAAAACGGAGCAGGCTAAACTGGATAAGGAGGTGGCCAGGTATAAGCAATTCATCCACTTACAATAA
- a CDS encoding MBL fold metallo-hydrolase has protein sequence MSLQITSLNSGSNGNCYYIGNATEAVLIDAGISCRETERRMKRLGLRMDSVKAIFISHEHSDHIRGLEVLSRKYSLPVYITENTMQHGNLSLDALYVRSFDEYTPISVGALSVTAFPKFHDAIEPRSFMISCADVRIGVFTDIGAPCDHLIRHFQQCHAAFLEANYDEQMLEKGRYPFYLKRRIRGGKGHLSNTQALELFKAHKPPYMSHLLLSHLSRDNNNPELVLELFRPHAGRTQVVVASRDVETAVYHISATHQPVVPKIEYIQGQLSF, from the coding sequence ATGTCACTGCAAATTACATCACTCAATTCTGGCAGCAACGGAAACTGTTATTATATCGGGAATGCAACGGAAGCCGTCCTGATTGATGCAGGCATATCCTGCAGGGAGACGGAAAGGCGGATGAAACGCCTGGGATTGCGTATGGACAGTGTCAAAGCGATATTTATCTCACATGAACATTCAGACCATATCCGGGGACTGGAAGTTTTGTCGAGAAAGTATAGCCTTCCGGTATACATCACGGAAAACACCATGCAACATGGTAACCTGAGCCTGGATGCATTGTATGTAAGAAGCTTCGATGAATACACGCCTATATCAGTCGGAGCACTCAGTGTAACCGCATTCCCGAAATTTCATGATGCCATAGAGCCCCGCAGCTTTATGATCAGTTGCGCGGATGTGAGGATAGGCGTATTTACAGATATCGGCGCTCCCTGCGATCACCTGATCAGGCATTTCCAGCAATGCCATGCCGCCTTCCTGGAAGCGAATTATGACGAGCAGATGCTGGAAAAAGGCCGCTATCCATTCTACCTGAAACGGCGCATCCGCGGAGGGAAAGGGCACCTATCCAATACACAGGCCCTGGAACTGTTTAAGGCGCACAAGCCGCCTTATATGAGCCATCTGCTCCTGTCCCACCTGTCCAGGGATAATAATAATCCAGAACTGGTACTCGAGCTCTTCCGTCCACATGCTGGACGCACGCAGGTCGTTGTCGCTTCCCGCGATGTGGAAACGGCGGTTTATCATATCAGCGCCACGCATCAACCTGTCGTTCCTAAAATAGAATACATACAGGGACAACTGTCTTTTTAA
- a CDS encoding DsbA family oxidoreductase, whose protein sequence is MSTTNKMKVEIWSDIMCPWCYIGKRRFEAAMAQFPDAGAVEIEWHSFQLDPTIQSGHGDNLYAYLSKRKGIPYEQAEQMNNQVTALAGSLGLTYNLDQAVVANSFDAHRLIQLAKKHQLGDAAEERLFRAYFTEGKDFSDPATLVALGKEIGLEESVLQELVSGQAYAAEVRQDIAEAEALGVRGVPFFVFDRKYGVSGAQAAETFLEVLNKSVGEWKKTQPSGLEIVEGQTCGPDGDC, encoded by the coding sequence ATGAGTACTACTAATAAGATGAAAGTAGAGATCTGGTCGGATATTATGTGTCCATGGTGTTATATCGGTAAGCGGAGATTTGAGGCTGCCATGGCCCAGTTTCCCGACGCCGGCGCCGTGGAGATAGAGTGGCACAGTTTCCAGCTGGACCCTACCATACAGTCCGGCCATGGGGATAATCTGTACGCCTATCTGTCAAAAAGGAAAGGCATTCCCTATGAGCAGGCAGAACAGATGAATAACCAGGTAACCGCCCTGGCAGGCAGCCTGGGTCTGACCTATAACCTGGACCAGGCAGTGGTGGCCAATTCTTTCGATGCCCACCGTCTCATCCAGCTCGCCAAAAAGCACCAGCTGGGCGACGCAGCCGAAGAACGTCTTTTCAGGGCATATTTTACGGAAGGAAAGGATTTCAGTGATCCGGCTACCCTCGTAGCACTGGGCAAAGAAATAGGTCTGGAAGAAAGCGTTTTACAGGAACTGGTCAGCGGACAGGCATACGCTGCTGAAGTACGTCAGGATATAGCTGAAGCAGAAGCTCTGGGTGTAAGAGGTGTGCCTTTCTTTGTATTTGACCGTAAATATGGCGTTTCGGGCGCACAGGCGGCCGAAACCTTCCTGGAAGTGCTGAACAAATCTGTGGGGGAATGGAAAAAGACACAACCTTCCGGACTGGAAATAGTAGAAGGTCAAACTTGTGGTCCTGACGGAGACTGCTGA
- a CDS encoding S41 family peptidase: MFTRLFKLLPAAIIICSSLVVSAQRGDSLKTDLQLLKTKLEAIHPDLYAYTPKDRLEQVFDSCYQQLNDDTDDRQFYGIIKVLLSAVRDGHLSSEASPRFSRFIHAENAYVPLMVYFRGDSIFVVNSIDNKIPAGSRLISINSHPAEAMRQKMYDHLISDGYTTSKKALILNQIFYFYYYLAYGYSAGFTVEYMSPSGENATVALPATEEKVINTLKVTEEEKPLLAATFPEDNICVLGIRTFSEDNLQRAKLDYPAFLEKTFRRIRQQKVQKLIIDLRDNGGGRDAYGVLLFSYLAKQAFPYYSYLEKDGRKLSGRPGLGLQRPSATPFSGAVWVLTDGNTFSAAAEFCAVAYSHHSATFIGGETGGTYEGNHSGQLIDVLLPSSKVTVWIPTTKYVMDVIPPKYPGRGIIPHLQVQASAAEYLRHEDRVLQDALSEARSR; encoded by the coding sequence ATGTTTACCCGTTTATTCAAACTATTGCCGGCTGCTATTATTATCTGCAGCTCTCTTGTTGTATCCGCACAACGCGGTGATTCGCTGAAGACGGATCTGCAGTTGCTGAAAACGAAACTGGAAGCCATCCATCCTGACCTGTATGCATATACGCCGAAGGACAGGCTGGAGCAGGTGTTTGACAGTTGCTATCAGCAACTGAACGATGACACGGATGACAGGCAGTTTTACGGTATCATCAAAGTACTGTTAAGCGCAGTAAGAGACGGCCATTTGTCGTCCGAAGCCTCCCCGCGCTTTTCCCGGTTCATTCATGCAGAAAACGCTTATGTTCCCCTGATGGTGTATTTCCGGGGAGACAGCATATTCGTCGTCAACAGCATTGACAACAAGATACCGGCCGGCAGCCGCCTGATCAGCATCAACTCCCATCCCGCCGAAGCCATGCGGCAAAAGATGTATGATCATCTCATATCAGATGGTTACACGACAAGTAAGAAAGCGCTGATCCTTAACCAGATCTTCTATTTTTATTACTATCTCGCTTATGGCTATTCAGCAGGATTTACAGTAGAATACATGTCTCCCTCGGGGGAAAATGCGACAGTCGCATTACCTGCTACTGAGGAAAAGGTTATCAATACACTAAAAGTCACCGAAGAAGAAAAACCTTTGTTAGCGGCCACTTTCCCTGAAGACAATATTTGTGTGCTTGGCATCAGGACCTTCAGTGAAGATAATCTCCAGCGGGCAAAACTGGATTACCCTGCTTTCCTTGAAAAGACTTTCCGGAGAATAAGACAACAGAAGGTGCAAAAACTCATTATCGACCTGCGCGACAATGGTGGTGGCAGGGATGCATATGGTGTGCTGTTGTTCTCCTATCTCGCGAAACAGGCATTCCCTTACTACAGCTACCTGGAGAAAGACGGCAGGAAGCTGTCAGGCAGGCCGGGACTGGGCTTACAACGTCCATCCGCAACACCGTTCAGTGGAGCTGTCTGGGTCCTGACAGATGGTAATACATTCTCTGCCGCTGCGGAATTCTGTGCCGTAGCGTATAGTCATCACAGCGCTACTTTTATTGGCGGGGAAACCGGCGGAACATACGAAGGGAATCACTCCGGACAGTTGATAGATGTGCTGTTACCATCCAGTAAGGTCACTGTCTGGATACCCACTACCAAATACGTCATGGACGTGATTCCCCCAAAATATCCTGGCCGTGGCATTATTCCGCACCTGCAGGTACAGGCATCTGCTGCCGAATACCTGCGCCATGAAGACCGGGTACTACAGGACGCCCTGTCTGAAGCCCGTTCCCGTTAG
- a CDS encoding pseudouridine synthase → MSNSGHRYFIINKPYNMVSQFISPDKVRLLGDLDFDFPEGTHAIGRLDNHSEGLLILTTNKKVTRLLFESEQPHKRTYLVMVKNIVSQETVEQLQKGVTIRIKGGVDWVTTPCQAEIVEKPAYIKPREQYPLKEFLPHSWLLITLTEGKYHQVRKMMSAIRHHCDRLIRVSIEDLELGDLPPGGVREIEETEFFRLLKIENWQPEASILPQ, encoded by the coding sequence ATGAGCAACAGCGGTCACCGTTACTTTATCATCAATAAACCATACAACATGGTCTCCCAGTTTATCAGCCCCGACAAGGTCAGGTTGCTGGGGGATCTTGATTTTGACTTTCCCGAAGGTACGCATGCCATTGGAAGACTGGACAATCATTCCGAAGGATTGCTCATACTCACTACCAACAAAAAAGTAACCCGCCTGTTATTTGAAAGTGAGCAGCCGCATAAAAGAACTTACCTGGTCATGGTAAAGAATATTGTGAGCCAGGAAACAGTGGAACAATTGCAAAAGGGGGTGACCATCCGCATCAAGGGAGGTGTAGACTGGGTGACCACACCCTGCCAGGCGGAGATCGTGGAAAAGCCGGCTTATATCAAACCGAGGGAGCAGTATCCGCTAAAGGAGTTCCTGCCACATTCCTGGTTGCTGATCACACTCACCGAAGGCAAATATCACCAGGTGCGCAAAATGATGTCAGCTATCAGGCACCATTGCGATCGACTGATACGTGTATCTATCGAGGACCTGGAGCTGGGCGACCTGCCACCAGGGGGCGTAAGGGAAATAGAGGAAACGGAATTTTTCCGCCTGCTGAAGATCGAAAACTGGCAGCCCGAGGCGTCAATATTGCCGCAGTAA